A single window of Dromaius novaehollandiae isolate bDroNov1 chromosome 33, bDroNov1.hap1, whole genome shotgun sequence DNA harbors:
- the MAN2B1 gene encoding lysosomal alpha-mannosidase encodes MTAVASGMAVPGAAALVLLLLGEAAAAAAAGCGYQSCPATRPGLLNVHLVAHTHNDVGWLKTVEQYFYGARNELQHAGVQYILDSVVAQLAADPAKRFVYAEVAFLARWWRQQDEATRRLVRRLVDQGRLEFVLGGWCMNDEAAAHYVPVIEQLALGRRFLRETFGGCGRPRVAWQIDPFGHAREQAALFAQMGYDGLFVGRVDHQDKAAREQLREMELLWRASASLEPPAADLFTGILPDVYNPPSGFCWDQLCSDPPVVDGDSEENNVGTVVASFLRIAASQAERYRTNHIIMTMGSDFQYENANLWFKNMDKLIAHVNAQQANGSRVHVLYSTPSCYLWELHRANLSWSLKTDDFFPYADGPHQFWTGYFTSRPAFKRYERLSNNFLQICSQLEALAGPAAREGPYGAGDSSVLREAVAVAQHHDAVSGTEKQHVANDYAKQLAAGWEACQVLVANALASISGSKENFIFCNALNVSACPLTEAASRFIVILYNPLGRRVSWPVRLPVNGASYAVTDPQGQPVPSEVVPVSPFTRRLRRDRGNATRELLFQASAPAVGFSTFTVSRLGRRDPRGHPARPPVSLQPQEIQNEHVRVLFDPLTGHLKEIQNLDKSISLPVFQSFYWYNASAGNEENPQASGAYIFRPNRSEPFPVSGSKRVPTYLVKNALVQEVYQNFSSWCSQVVRLRAGQPFVELEWTVGPIPVADGWGKEVVSRFETTLQTDARFYTDSNGRQMLERRRDYRPTWNLSQTEPVAGNYYPVNSRIYIKDKKFQLTVLTDRSQGGSSIIDGSLELMVHRRLLYDDGRGVGEPLQELGADNQGLVVRGRHLVLLDTAESAADRHRPLAQQEFMAPYVVLAPGGGPSYRPGQPGLQQFSALRRELPPNVHLLTLMPWDPGTVLLRLEHQFEKGESANGSQPVTLDLLNLFSAFAVTSLQEMNLAADQPRDAVSRLLWNPATGPARPRPAPRLDPSGVTLQPMEIRTFLATVRQREPGAGAAGP; translated from the exons TCGTGCCCCGCCACGCGGCCCGGGCTGCTCAACGTGCACCTCGTGGCCCACACGCACAACGACGTCGGCTGGCTGAAGACGGTGGAGCAGTACTTCTACGGAG CCCGCAACGAGCTGCAGCACGCGGGCGTGCAGTACATCCTGGACTCGGTGGTGGCCCAGCTGGCCGCCGACCCCGCCAAGCGCTTCGTCTACGCCGAGGTGGCCTTCCTGGCCCGCTGGTGGCGGCAGCAGGATGAGGCCACGCGCCGGCTCGTGCGCCGGCTCGTCGACCAGG ggcGCCTGGAGTTCGTGCTGGGCGGCTGGTGCATGAACGACGAGGCGGCCGCGCACTACGTCCCCGTCATCGAGCAGCTGGCGCTGGGCCGGCGCTTCCTGCGCGAGACCTTCGGGGGCTGCGGGAGGCCCCGCGTGGCCTGGCAGATCGACCCCTTCGGCCACGCGCGCGAGCAGGCCGCCCTCTTCGCCCAG ATGGGCTACGACGGGCTCTTTGTGGGGCGCGTGGACCACCAGGACAAGGCGGCGCGGGAGCAGCTGCGCGAGATGGAGCTGCTCTGGAGGGCCAGCGCGAGCctggagccgcccgccgccgaccTCTTCACCG GCATCCTCCCCGACGTCTACAACCCCCCGTCTGGTTTCTGCTGGGACCAGCTCTGCTCTGACCCCCCCGTGGTGGACGGGGACAGCGAGGAGAACAACGTGGGCACCGTCGTCGCCTCCTTCCTGCGGATCGCAGccagccag GCCGAGCGCTACCGCACCAACCACATCATCATGACGATGGGCTCCGACTTCCAGTACGAGAACGCCAACCTCTGGTTCAAGAACATGGACAAGCTGATTGCCCACGTCAACGCCCAG CAAGCCAACGGCAGCCGCGTGCACGTCCTCTACTCCACGCCGTCCTGCTACCTCTGGGAGCTGCACCGCGCCAACCTGTCCTG GTCCCTGAAGACGGACGACTTCTTCCCCTACGCCGACGGTCCCCACCAGTTCTGGACGGGCTACTTCACCAGCCGGCCGGCCTTCAAGCGCTACGAGCGGCTCAGCAACAACTTCCTGCAG ATCTGCAGCCAGCTGGAGGCCctggcggggccggcggcgcgggaagGGCCCTACGGGGCCGGCGACAGCTCCGTGCTCC GCGAGGCCGTGGCCGTGGCCCAGCACCACGACGCCGTGAGCGGGACGGAGAAGCAGCACGTGGCCAACGACTACGCCAAGCAGCTGGCCGCGGGGTGGGAGGCCTGCCAG GTCCTCGTCGCCAACGCCCTGGCCAGCATCAGCGGCAGCAAGGAGAACTTCATCTTCTGCAACGCCCTCAACGTCAGCGCGTGTCCCCTGACGGAGGCGGCCAGCCGC TTCATCGTGATCCTCTACAACCCCCTGGGCCGCCGCGTGTCCTGGCCCGTGCGGCTGCCGGTCAACGGGGCGTCCTACGCGGTGACGGACCCCCAGGGCCAGCCCGTGCCCAGCGAG gTCGTCCCCGTCTCCCCCTTCACCCGCCGGCTGCGGCGGGACCGAGGCAACGCCACGCGGGAGCTGCTCTTCCAGGCCTCGGCGCCCGCCGTGGGCTTCAGCACCTTCACGGTCTCCCGGCTGGGCCGCAGGGACCCCCGCGggcacccggcccggcccccggtgtccctgcagccccaggagatCCAGAACGAG CACGTCCGGGTGCTGTTCGACCCCCTCACCGGGCACCTCAAGGAGATCCAGAACCTGGACAAGAGCATCTCGCTGCCCGTCTTCCAGAGCTTCTACTG gTACAACGCGAGCGCCGGCAACGAGGAGAACCCCCAGGCCTCGGGCGCCTACATCTTCCGGCCCAACCGCTCGGAGCCCTTCCCCGTCTCCGGCTCCAAGCGGGTCCCCACGTACCTGGTGAAG AACGCCCTGGTGCAGGAGGTCTACCAGAACTTCTCCTCGTGGTGCTCCCAGGTGGTGCGTCTCCGCGCGGGGCAGCCCTTCGTGGAGCTGGAGTGGACCGTGGGGCCCATCCCCGTGGC ggaCGGCTGGGGCAAGGAGGTCGTCAGCCGCTTTGAGACCACGCTGCAGACGGACGCCCGCTTCTACACCGACTCCAACGGGCGGCAGATGCTGGAGCGCAG GCGCGACTACCGTCCCACGTGGAACCTGAGCCAGACGGAGCCGGTCGCGGGGAATTACTACCCCGTGAACAGCCGCATCTACATCAAG GACAAGAAGTTCCAGCTCACGGTGCTGACGGACCGGTCGCAGGGCGGCAGCAGCATCATCGACGGCTCCCTGGAGCTCATG GTCCATCGGCGGCTCCTGTACGACGACGGTCGGGGCGTGGGGGAGCCgctgcaggagctgggagccGACAACCAGGGGCTGGTGGTGCGCGGCCGCCACCTCGTCCTCCTCGACACCGCCGAGTCGGCGGCCGACCGGCACCGGCCGCTGGCCCAGCAGGAATTCATGGCGCCCTACGTGGTGCTGGCGCCCGGCGGGGGCCCGTCCTACCGCCCCGGCCAGCCCGGCCTCCAGCAG TTCTcggcgctgcggcgggagctGCCGCCCAACGTCCACCTCCTCACGCTGATGCCCTGGGACCCCGGCACCGTCCTGCTGCGGCTCGAGCACCAGTTTGAGAAGGGCGAGAGCGCCAACGGCTCCCAGCCCGTCACCCTGGACCTCCTG aaCCTCTTCTCGGCCTTCGCCGTCACCTCGCTGCAGGAGATGAACCTGGCAGCCGACCAGCCGCGCGACGCCGTGAGCCGCCTGCTCTGGAACCCGGCCACAG gtccggcccggccccggccagCCCCCAGGCTGGACCCCAGCGGCGTCACGCTGCAGCCCATGGAGATCAGGACGTTCCTGGCCACGGtgcggcagcgggagccgggagccggcgcggcggggccgtga